A region of the Catenulispora sp. GP43 genome:
CCCCTGCCAGCGGTAGTCCCACACGTCACGCAGCAACCGGTGGCGCTCCATCACGACACCGGGATGGGCGGCCAACGTCAGCAGCAAGCGCAGCTCGGTCGGCGTCAGGGCGACCGGCTCACCGCCGCGGGTGACCTCCATGCCGTCGGGATCGATCCGCACGTCGCCGAAGGCGAGCACGGCGGGCGGTTCGCTGCACGGATCCACGGCGATCCGGCGCATCACCGCCCGGATCCGCGCCACCAGCACCGAGGTGTCCACCGGCTTGACCACGTAGTCGTCCGCTCCGGCCTCCAGCCCGCCGACCACGTCCAGCGAATCGCCGCGCGCTGACATCATCAGGATCGGCACTTGGCTGCTCTCGCGGACTCTCCGGCACA
Encoded here:
- the cseB gene encoding two-component system response regulator CseB, with the translated sequence MTRVLLVEDDEVIRITVGRALERYGFSVGTASDGLAGLERFREAAPDLLLLDVMLPGLDGIGLCRRVRESSQVPILMMSARGDSLDVVGGLEAGADDYVVKPVDTSVLVARIRAVMRRIAVDPCSEPPAVLAFGDVRIDPDGMEVTRGGEPVALTPTELRLLLTLAAHPGVVMERHRLLRDVWDYRWQGGDSRVVDLCVARLRTKIGAERIETVRGFGYKLRR